Proteins encoded within one genomic window of Sebastes fasciatus isolate fSebFas1 chromosome 18, fSebFas1.pri, whole genome shotgun sequence:
- the ddhd1b gene encoding phospholipase DDHD1b encodes MTMNNMKDAATIRQQSSDNNSVSSSEWDMANDVFVSGYDDTPMGDGVAAGDLVGDLAEDLVGDHAGDLAGDLVGDLVGDLAGDHAGDRDLQQPGLDRHLPLLSPDGMMLGLAGDEYSGSSYLDIDPNYTESDGNVTTKKRIRSNSSRHRGEIVTELGPEEVRWFYKEDKRTWKPFVGHDSLKIETVYRRFSEQNPDKVKRPVDPSDAARSGDMQPDSGAADGGQEEIRDPVPVPDVEAVCVRGGLYEVDIREKECYPVYWNQQDRIPVMRGQWFVDGTWLPLEEDESDFIEMEHLARFRGQQMRDTYEMEVVTTTVDIKDAIHSRKLSRSHVDWHSVDEVYLYSDATTSKIARTVTQRLGFSKASSSGTRLHRGYVEEAAPEDTPPETTHIVFVVHGIGQKMDQGRIIRNTSMMRDAARKMEEKHFSDRTTEHVEFLPVEWRSKLALDGDTVDSITPDKVRGLRDMLNSSAMDIMYYTSPLYRDEITRGLTLELNRLYSLFCSRNPDFETNGKVSIVSHSLGCVITYDIMTGWDPVLFHHQEAPDPEETKIRWPSDEERHLQEQLRLTRLRLRDLEDQFQGLQTSSCAMPALKFKVENFFCMGSPLAVFLALRGIRPGNSVVQDHILPTSICKRLCNIFHPTDPVAYRLEPLILKHYSNISPVQIHWYNTTSPTPYDQIRSTLLNPVKEKETASVSDSESIPSPCTSPPQARRHYGESITSLGKASIMGAASLGKGIGGILFSRFSRSSGQVGGVEEEPLDSEGENLASGEEGAPAAESEEKDKEIEEERTEVEPIMSQSISAVMDSTSLELERRIDFELREGMVESRYWSAVTSHTAYWCSYDVALFLLTFMYRPQEPVEPAEENPETS; translated from the exons ATGACCATGAACAATATGAAGGATGCAGCGACTATCCGCCAGCAGAGCTCCGACAATAACTCCGTCAGCAGCAGTGAGTGGGACATGGCTAATGATGTCTTTGTGTCCGGATACGACGACACTCCGATGGGAGATGGGGTTGCTGCTGGGGACCTTGTTGGGGACCTTGCTGAGGACCTTGTTGGGGACCATGCTGGGGACCTTGCTGGGGACCTTGTTGGGGACCTTGTTGGGGACCTTGCTGGGGACCATGCTGGGGACAGGGACCTACAGCAGCCCGGCTTGGACAGACACCTGCCGCTCTTGTCCCCGGATGGCATGATGCTGGGCCTGGCTGGGGACGAATATTCGGGCTCATCGTATCTGGACATTGATCCAAACTACACAGAAAGTGACGGCAACGTCACGACCAAGAAGCGGATCCGGTCCAACAGCTCCCGGCACCGCGGGGAGATCGTCACGGAGCTGGGACCGGAGGAGGTCCGCTGGTTCTACAAAGAGGACAAGAGGACGTGGAAGCCGTTCGTCGGACACGACTCTTTAAAGATCGAGACGGTCTACCGGAGGTTCAGTGAGCAGAACCCGGACAAGGTCAAACGACCCGTGGATCCCTCCGATGCAGCCCGGTCAGGAGACATGCAGCCGGACAGCGGAGCGGCGGACGGGGGGCAGGAGGAGATCAGGGACCCGGTCCCGGTCCCGGACGTGGAGGCAGTGTGTGTCAGAGGGGGACTCTACGAAGTGGACATCAGGGAGAAGGAATGCTACCCTGTTTACTGGAACC AGCAAGACCGTATTCCTGTGATGAGGGGCCAGTGGTTCGTCGATGGAACGTGGCTTCCCCTGGAGGAGGACGAGAGTGATTTCATCGAGATGGAGCACCTCGCCCGTTTCCGGGGGCAACAGATGAGGGACACCTACGAGATGGAGGTGGTGACCACCACAGTGGACATCAAGGATG CCATCCACAGTCGGAAGCTGAGCAGGAGCCACGTGGACTGGCACAGTGTGGACGAGGTGTACCTGTACAGCGACGCCACCACCTCCAAGATTGCACGCACCGTCACTCAGAGACTGGGCTTCTCTAAAG CCTCCAGCAGCGGGACACGTCTCCATCGAGGATACGTGGAAGAGGCAGCACCCGAGGACACCCCACCTGAAACCACACACATCGTCTTTGTGGTGCACGGCATCGGCCAGAAGATGGACCAGGGCCGCATCATCAGGAACACCAGCAT GATGAGAGACGCTGCCAGGAAGATGGAGGAGAAGCACTTCTCTGATCGCACCACAGAGCATGTAGAGTTCCTTCCTGTGGAGTGGAGGTCCAAGCTGGCTCTGGATGGAG ACACGGTGGACTCCATCACCCCGGACAAAGTGCGAGGCCTCAGAGACATGCTGAACAGCAGTGCCATGGACATCATGTACTACACCAGCCCTCTGTACAGAGACGAG attacCAGGGGTTTGACTCTGGAGCTGAATCGTCTGTACTCACTCTTCTGCTCGCGAAATCCAGACTTTGAGACAAATGGGAAGGTGTCCATAGTATCGCACTCGCTGGGCTGCGTCATCACCTACGACATCATGACAGGCTGGGACCCCGTGCTCTTTCATCATCAAGAAGCGCCGGACCCGGAGGAGACGAAGATCCGCTGGCCGAGTGATGAGGAGCGCCACCTTCAGGAGCAGCTGAGACTCACACGCCTCAG GTTGAGGGACTTGGAGGATCAGTTCCAGGGTCTGCAGACCTCATCTTGTGCAATGCCAGCCTTGAAATTCAAG GTAGAGAACTTCTTCTGCATGGGCTCTCCTCTGGCTGTTTTCTTAGCGTTGCGAGGGATCCGGCCTGGAAACAGCGTTGTGCAGGACCACATCCTCCCCACATCTATCTGCAAACGCCTCTGCAACATATTCCATCCCACAGACCCCGTG gcaTACAGACTGGAGCCTCTTATCTTAAAGCACTACAGTAACATCTCACCTGTTCAAATCCACTG GTACAACACCACCAGCCCGACACCGTACGATCAGATCCGGTCCACGCTGCTCAACCcagtgaaggagaaggagacgGCATCGGTCTCGGACTCAGAGAGCATCCCCAGCCCCTGCACATCCCCCCCCCAGGCCCGACGGCACTATGGAGAGTCCATCACCAGCCTTGGCAAGGCCAGCATCATGG GTGCTgccagtcttggaaagggaatCGGAGGAATCCTGTTTTCCCGTTTCTCCCGTTCTAGTGGCCAGGTGGGCGGAGTGGAGGAGGAGCCGTTAGATTCTGAGGGTGAAAATTTGGCATCAGGAGAGGAAGGAGCACCGGCGGCAGAGAGCGAAGAGAAGGACAAAGAAATAGAGGAAGAGAGAACGGAGGTGGAGCCCATCATGTCCCAGTCCATCTCCGCTGTCATGGACAGCACCTCGT TGGAACTGGAGCGACGCATCGACTTTGAGCTGCGGGAGGGCATGGTGGAGAGCCGCTATTGGTCAGCAGTGACCTCACACACGGCCTATTGGTGCTCTTACGACGTGGCTCTGTTCCTCCTCACCTTCATGTACAGACCACAAGAGCCTGTTGAACCTGCAGAAGAAAACCCAGAGACCTCATAA